Proteins from a single region of Belliella baltica DSM 15883:
- a CDS encoding S1/P1 nuclease — translation MKQIKSLALALVLVLGMQTQSFAWGGIGHYVIGKLAEWQMKTATVERVETILKQESISGVGVWMDNIRSDKNYNYTNTWHWVTTVDGEYDPTIQEEAGDAYEAFLRLKENLKSGKLTPEEERDQLRMLIHIVGDLHQPFHVGKPGDRGGNDVKVSFFNKETNIHAIWDTDLIAGKNMSYTEIATELQKRINPSLIDRYTQTTPADWLKEAVAIRPAMYDIPENGRIGYEYIYKHYHHTEERLIAAGIRLAQALEEIYG, via the coding sequence ATGAAACAAATTAAATCACTAGCTCTTGCACTCGTTTTAGTGTTGGGCATGCAAACTCAGTCTTTCGCTTGGGGCGGAATAGGTCATTATGTGATCGGAAAGCTTGCAGAATGGCAGATGAAAACAGCTACAGTCGAGCGTGTGGAAACTATATTAAAGCAAGAATCCATCTCTGGCGTGGGCGTTTGGATGGACAATATCCGTTCGGACAAAAATTATAACTATACGAATACTTGGCATTGGGTTACTACGGTAGACGGAGAATACGATCCGACAATTCAAGAAGAAGCGGGAGATGCTTATGAAGCATTTTTGAGGCTGAAAGAAAACTTGAAAAGTGGGAAATTAACTCCAGAAGAGGAAAGAGATCAGCTGAGAATGTTGATCCACATTGTTGGAGATTTGCATCAACCATTTCACGTGGGCAAGCCAGGTGATCGTGGAGGAAATGACGTGAAGGTGAGTTTTTTCAACAAAGAAACAAACATCCATGCAATTTGGGACACTGATTTGATTGCTGGTAAAAACATGAGCTATACTGAAATCGCCACTGAATTACAGAAAAGAATCAACCCAAGTTTGATTGATCGCTATACACAAACTACCCCAGCCGATTGGCTAAAAGAGGCAGTAGCAATCAGGCCAGCAATGTACGACATACCAGAAAATGGTAGAATCGGTTACGAATATATTTATAAGCATTATCATCATACAGAAGAGAGGCTTATTGCTGCCGGTATTCGATTAGCCCAAGCCTTAGAAGAGATTTATGGGTAA
- a CDS encoding AAA family ATPase has product MHQEKIQQVIEEVKKIVVGQDRMVNRLLIGLFTNGHILLEGVPGLAKTLTVNTLARVLHLDFKRIQFTPDLLPSDLIGTMIYNQQESNFEVKKGPIFSNIILADEVNRSPAKVQSALLEAMQEKQVTIGETTYQLDRPFLVLATQNPVDQEGTYPLPEAQVDRFMMKVHIDYPSKSDELEVMRRMANMSFNSEVNAILSKEDIFAIRNKINEVKIAEPLENYIIELVFATRFPEKYGLKEEAKYIQFGVSPRASINLNLAARAVAFMDGRDYVLPEDIKEIAEDVLNHRIIVNYEAEADNINTRDLIKIILDKIPINKSVTLK; this is encoded by the coding sequence ATGCATCAGGAGAAGATTCAGCAAGTCATAGAAGAAGTAAAGAAAATTGTAGTAGGTCAAGATCGCATGGTCAATAGACTTTTGATTGGCTTGTTTACCAATGGGCATATTTTATTGGAAGGTGTTCCAGGATTGGCCAAAACACTAACCGTAAATACCCTCGCAAGAGTTCTTCATTTAGATTTTAAAAGGATTCAGTTTACACCAGATTTGTTACCTTCTGATTTGATTGGTACGATGATTTACAATCAGCAGGAGTCTAATTTTGAAGTAAAAAAAGGACCCATCTTTTCAAATATTATTCTAGCAGATGAAGTGAACCGTTCACCAGCCAAGGTGCAGTCAGCACTTTTGGAGGCAATGCAGGAAAAGCAGGTGACTATTGGGGAGACTACCTACCAGTTGGATAGGCCTTTTTTAGTGTTAGCTACGCAGAATCCAGTGGATCAAGAAGGAACTTACCCACTTCCTGAAGCGCAGGTAGATAGATTTATGATGAAAGTGCATATCGACTATCCATCTAAAAGCGATGAACTTGAAGTTATGCGTAGAATGGCTAATATGTCTTTCAACTCAGAGGTAAATGCGATTCTTTCTAAAGAAGATATTTTTGCGATCCGTAACAAAATCAATGAAGTGAAGATTGCTGAGCCTTTAGAGAATTATATTATTGAATTGGTATTTGCTACGAGATTTCCAGAGAAATACGGTCTGAAGGAAGAAGCTAAGTATATACAGTTTGGAGTATCTCCACGAGCGAGTATCAATTTGAACTTGGCGGCGAGGGCTGTGGCATTTATGGATGGCAGAGATTATGTGTTGCCTGAGGATATTAAAGAAATTGCTGAGGATGTCTTAAATCATAGGATCATTGTTAATTATGAAGCAGAAGCAGACAATATCAATACCCGTGATTTGATCAAGATTATCTTAGATAAAATACCGATTAACAAAAGCGTAACATTAAAATAA
- the recG gene encoding ATP-dependent DNA helicase RecG translates to MSGFFDTKIEFLKGMGPQKAALFNKELNIFTFGELIQHYPFRYEDRTKFFKIKDLHEDLEHVQIIARIRSVETIGDGRKKRLVAHIFDETGEMELTWFKGIQWVIKKLVPGAVFVFFGKPAKYGRKFSIAHPEMDVLTAAQEERSFFQPVYPTTEKLRARFLDSKGISRIMEGLIASAYPQIQETMPENVLQRFNLIPKKEALRQIHFPENPEILKRARYRLKFEEFFYVQLRLLKLKLTRTEKSAGQILNQTELLTKFYKEHLPFELTEAQKRVVRESFGDMKSGKQMNRLIQGDVGSGKTMVAFICILIAISSGAQACLMAPTEILANQHYEGLKEYADLMGLNIALLTGSVKKSARKVIHETLLSGNLHILIGTHALLEDIVQFKNLGLAIVDEQHRFGVAQRAKLWAKNERFIPHVLVMTATPIPRTLAMTLYGDLDISVIDEMPLGRKPIQTVHRYDKDRLKVFGFMRKQIELGRQVYLVYPLIEESETLDLKNLMDGYESICRAFPEYPISIVHGNMKSTDKDFEMQRFVKGETKIMVATTVIEVGVNVPNASVMVVENAERFGLSQLHQLRGRVGRGADQSYCILMSKYELSKDSRVRLDTMVRTNNGFEIADVDLKLRGPGDLMGTQQSGVADLLIADLSKDAPILTLARDAAQELLQSDPDLSQPENALVLRQIRAQKKHEINWSRIS, encoded by the coding sequence TTGTCCGGATTCTTTGATACTAAAATTGAATTTCTGAAGGGAATGGGGCCGCAGAAAGCTGCCCTTTTCAATAAGGAATTGAATATTTTCACTTTTGGTGAGCTGATACAGCATTACCCTTTTCGCTATGAAGACAGGACAAAATTTTTCAAAATCAAAGACCTCCATGAAGATCTTGAGCATGTACAAATCATCGCTAGAATTCGTAGCGTAGAGACTATTGGTGATGGCAGGAAAAAAAGACTGGTAGCCCATATCTTCGATGAAACTGGTGAAATGGAGCTTACGTGGTTCAAAGGGATTCAGTGGGTAATCAAAAAACTTGTGCCAGGTGCGGTATTCGTATTTTTTGGCAAACCAGCAAAATATGGTAGGAAATTTAGCATTGCGCACCCAGAAATGGATGTGCTCACTGCTGCCCAAGAGGAGCGGAGTTTCTTTCAACCTGTGTATCCAACTACCGAAAAACTCCGTGCTAGATTTCTCGATTCCAAAGGTATTTCCAGAATCATGGAAGGTCTCATCGCCTCGGCTTATCCGCAGATTCAAGAAACCATGCCAGAGAATGTTTTGCAACGTTTCAATTTGATTCCTAAAAAAGAAGCGCTCAGACAAATTCATTTCCCTGAGAATCCTGAAATCTTGAAAAGGGCTAGGTATAGACTGAAGTTTGAAGAGTTTTTCTATGTCCAACTTAGATTGCTTAAACTTAAGCTTACTCGAACCGAAAAGTCCGCAGGTCAAATTCTCAATCAAACCGAATTGCTTACTAAATTTTATAAAGAGCATCTCCCCTTTGAATTGACAGAAGCGCAAAAGCGGGTGGTGAGAGAATCCTTTGGTGATATGAAGTCAGGAAAGCAAATGAACAGGTTGATCCAAGGAGATGTGGGCAGTGGGAAGACCATGGTGGCTTTTATCTGTATATTAATTGCAATCAGTTCGGGCGCGCAAGCTTGCTTGATGGCACCGACGGAGATTTTGGCCAATCAGCATTATGAAGGGCTGAAAGAATATGCTGATTTGATGGGCTTGAATATTGCCTTGCTGACGGGATCTGTTAAGAAATCTGCCCGTAAAGTAATCCACGAAACGTTGCTTTCTGGTAATCTCCATATCCTTATTGGAACCCACGCTTTACTAGAAGATATCGTTCAATTCAAGAATCTTGGTCTCGCAATAGTTGATGAGCAGCACCGATTTGGCGTCGCGCAGCGGGCTAAATTATGGGCTAAAAATGAAAGGTTTATCCCCCATGTTTTGGTGATGACAGCCACGCCGATTCCGCGGACTTTGGCGATGACTTTATATGGAGACTTGGATATCTCAGTGATTGATGAAATGCCTTTGGGGAGAAAGCCAATCCAAACTGTTCATAGATATGACAAAGATAGGTTGAAAGTTTTTGGTTTTATGCGAAAGCAAATCGAATTGGGAAGACAGGTTTATCTCGTTTATCCATTGATTGAGGAATCCGAAACTTTGGATCTAAAGAATCTGATGGATGGCTATGAAAGTATCTGTCGGGCATTTCCTGAATATCCGATCAGCATCGTGCATGGCAATATGAAATCTACTGACAAAGACTTCGAAATGCAGCGCTTTGTCAAAGGAGAAACCAAGATCATGGTAGCCACCACAGTGATCGAAGTGGGTGTGAATGTGCCCAATGCTTCCGTGATGGTGGTAGAAAATGCCGAGCGATTTGGGCTTTCGCAGCTGCATCAGTTGAGAGGTAGGGTGGGAAGAGGGGCTGATCAGTCTTATTGTATTTTGATGAGTAAATACGAACTCTCCAAAGACAGCCGAGTTCGCCTTGATACCATGGTCAGGACAAATAATGGCTTTGAGATCGCCGATGTGGATTTAAAGCTCCGAGGTCCGGGTGATTTGATGGGCACACAGCAAAGTGGTGTCGCTGATTTGTTGATCGCTGACTTGAGTAAGGATGCACCGATATTGACCTTGGCGAGAGATGCCGCCCAAGAACTCCTCCAATCCGACCCCGATCTTTCCCAACCTGAAAACGCGCTAGTCTTAAGACAAATCCGTGCTCAAAAGAAGCACGAGATCAATTGGAGTAGGATTAGTTAG
- a CDS encoding type II toxin-antitoxin system RelE/ParE family toxin: MGKYFLTAKALSDLSDIYEYTYYFWSENHADKYYQNLIDCFQSLAKSPRIGRAYDEIDLGLLGFPMRKHVIFYKLYAEEEIEIIRILSSNMDLKKLIKE, encoded by the coding sequence ATGGGTAAATATTTTTTAACTGCTAAAGCGCTGAGTGATTTATCGGATATTTATGAATACACCTACTATTTTTGGTCAGAAAATCATGCAGATAAATACTATCAAAATTTGATCGATTGTTTTCAAAGCTTAGCAAAAAGCCCAAGAATTGGAAGAGCGTATGACGAAATAGATCTTGGCTTGCTTGGATTTCCAATGAGGAAACATGTGATTTTTTACAAACTTTATGCTGAAGAAGAAATTGAAATAATAAGAATTCTAAGTTCAAATATGGATTTGAAAAAGCTTATCAAAGAATAA
- a CDS encoding type II toxin-antitoxin system VapC family toxin: MKKYLLDTNICAYFLNGKFDLESKIEEIGIERCFVSEITIAELKYGVAKSTFKERNQKTLELFQTMFNILPIFPALDIYAKEKARLKTKGKILDDFDLLIGSTAVFNDLILVTKNISDFDRLENITIEDWTV, translated from the coding sequence TTGAAAAAGTATCTATTAGACACGAATATTTGCGCCTATTTTTTGAATGGAAAATTCGATCTTGAAAGTAAAATCGAAGAAATTGGGATTGAAAGATGTTTTGTTTCAGAAATCACGATCGCTGAATTAAAATACGGAGTTGCTAAAAGTACTTTTAAAGAAAGAAATCAGAAGACTCTTGAGCTTTTTCAAACAATGTTTAATATACTTCCCATTTTTCCCGCTCTTGATATTTATGCTAAGGAAAAAGCTAGATTAAAAACAAAAGGGAAAATTTTAGATGATTTTGATCTTTTGATAGGCTCAACAGCAGTGTTTAATGATTTGATTTTGGTAACAAAGAATATTAGTGATTTCGATAGACTTGAAAATATCACTATAGAGGATTGGACAGTTTAG
- a CDS encoding M20 metallopeptidase family protein — protein MIREKIKSLANNYKSEIIANRRHLHANPELSFHEFETLDFVKAQLNQIGITDIEVKANTGLVALIKGKNPDKKVIALRGDMDALPIIEQNEVSYKSTKPGVMHACGHDVHTASLLGAAKILHEVKEDFEGTIKLVFQPGEELIPGGASLMIKDKALENPKPSGIIGQHVMPLIPVGKVGFRKGMYMASADELYITVKGKGGHGAMPETLVDPVLIASHMIVALQQVISRNASPKIPSVLSFGRVEALGATNIIPNEVKIQGTFRTLNEEWRSKAHGHMISIAKGIVEGMGGEVDFEVRRGYPFLKNAEELTDRAQNAAIDYLGKENVVDLDIWMAAEDFSYYTQEIDGCFYRLGTRNEAKGITSGVHTPTFDIDEDALEIGAGLMAYLAVKELEA, from the coding sequence ATGATCAGAGAGAAAATTAAGTCATTAGCAAATAATTATAAATCTGAAATCATTGCAAATAGGAGGCATCTTCATGCCAACCCTGAACTTTCTTTTCATGAATTTGAGACCCTTGATTTTGTAAAAGCACAATTAAATCAGATCGGTATTACGGACATTGAGGTTAAAGCAAATACAGGACTTGTAGCATTAATCAAAGGTAAAAACCCAGATAAGAAAGTAATTGCACTTCGAGGCGATATGGATGCTTTGCCTATCATTGAGCAAAATGAAGTTTCTTACAAATCTACCAAACCTGGAGTGATGCATGCATGTGGACATGATGTGCACACGGCTTCACTCCTTGGAGCAGCAAAAATACTCCATGAAGTCAAAGAAGACTTTGAAGGAACGATTAAATTGGTTTTTCAACCGGGAGAAGAGTTGATCCCAGGTGGAGCTTCTTTAATGATTAAAGATAAGGCATTAGAAAATCCAAAGCCATCAGGAATTATTGGACAGCATGTGATGCCTTTGATTCCTGTAGGAAAAGTAGGTTTCCGAAAAGGAATGTACATGGCAAGTGCGGATGAGCTTTATATTACAGTCAAGGGGAAGGGGGGGCATGGTGCTATGCCAGAAACCTTAGTAGATCCAGTTTTGATAGCTTCACACATGATTGTTGCTCTCCAACAAGTGATTAGCAGAAATGCTTCTCCCAAAATCCCTTCTGTCCTTTCATTTGGGAGAGTTGAAGCACTAGGTGCGACTAATATTATTCCAAATGAAGTAAAGATCCAAGGAACATTCAGAACATTGAATGAAGAGTGGAGATCCAAAGCGCATGGGCATATGATTAGCATTGCCAAAGGAATTGTAGAGGGAATGGGAGGAGAAGTTGATTTTGAAGTGCGAAGAGGGTATCCATTTTTGAAAAATGCAGAAGAGCTTACAGATCGAGCCCAAAATGCTGCGATAGATTATTTAGGCAAAGAAAATGTAGTTGATTTGGACATTTGGATGGCAGCTGAAGATTTTTCATACTATACCCAAGAAATTGACGGTTGTTTTTATCGTCTTGGAACTAGAAATGAAGCCAAAGGGATCACTTCAGGAGTGCATACACCTACATTTGACATTGATGAAGATGCATTAGAAATTGGTGCTGGGTTAATGGCTTATTTAGCAGTAAAGGAATTGGAAGCTTAA
- a CDS encoding type II toxin-antitoxin system ParD family antitoxin, which produces MGRNTSVSLGSYFEDFVDSKISEGRFKNASEVIRAGLRLLEEEEGKIKLLKNAIQEGIESGRVKDFDSDNHLKLLKAKLQKNG; this is translated from the coding sequence ATGGGGCGTAATACATCAGTTTCTTTAGGGAGCTATTTCGAAGATTTCGTTGATAGTAAAATATCAGAAGGACGGTTTAAAAATGCAAGCGAGGTAATTAGAGCTGGTCTGCGACTTTTGGAAGAAGAAGAAGGTAAGATTAAGTTACTAAAAAATGCAATTCAAGAAGGAATAGAAAGTGGAAGAGTAAAAGATTTTGATTCTGATAATCATTTAAAACTTTTAAAGGCAAAGCTCCAAAAGAATGGGTAA
- a CDS encoding BF3164 family lipoprotein, protein MKKSNLLVLVFLLVTFGCSENSKNLIEVQLSLESIISEDFLRNPSQMKATGNGKMVIIDEFGIHAFIKVLDQDWKVLHSLGKLGEGPDEFSSYPSLSIGDDGQVYVFDGFRNKLFNLELEEGILLQEQFLIPESDIVEEIIAVSETEYVFQPGGYQTLFTKMAREVRGPKSSFSLSVKNAHFQGLDNTRKLTFSSNYLTKKPSEERYAAVFNYYDELLITDGKQTKFHETLFGDLLYDADQTNIAFTAIASTDQNIYAVYYGKNVNELENPTECRLLIFDWKGKLQENIILDHPLNFITIDEANGVLYGFNPMNEDNPIYKLKLE, encoded by the coding sequence ATGAAGAAAAGTAATTTATTAGTTTTAGTATTCTTATTGGTAACTTTTGGTTGTTCTGAAAATTCAAAAAACCTTATAGAAGTTCAACTAAGCTTAGAAAGCATCATATCAGAGGACTTCCTTAGAAATCCGAGCCAAATGAAAGCCACTGGTAATGGAAAAATGGTCATCATAGATGAGTTTGGGATCCATGCTTTTATCAAGGTCCTGGATCAGGACTGGAAAGTACTTCATAGCTTGGGTAAACTAGGGGAAGGACCTGATGAGTTCTCAAGCTATCCTTCTTTGTCAATTGGAGATGATGGGCAAGTCTATGTATTTGATGGGTTTCGGAACAAGCTTTTCAACTTAGAACTTGAAGAAGGGATCCTTTTGCAGGAACAATTTCTGATTCCTGAATCTGATATTGTGGAGGAAATAATAGCAGTGTCGGAGACTGAATATGTTTTTCAGCCAGGAGGATACCAAACCCTATTTACCAAGATGGCTAGGGAGGTCAGGGGGCCAAAAAGTTCATTTTCGCTTTCAGTCAAAAATGCTCATTTCCAAGGTCTAGATAATACTAGAAAACTGACATTTTCATCAAATTACCTGACCAAGAAGCCAAGCGAAGAGCGCTATGCGGCAGTTTTCAATTATTATGATGAACTTCTAATCACTGATGGAAAGCAAACTAAATTTCACGAAACACTCTTTGGGGACTTGCTATATGATGCAGATCAGACGAATATTGCCTTCACCGCCATCGCAAGTACTGATCAAAACATCTATGCTGTCTATTATGGGAAAAATGTAAACGAATTAGAAAATCCAACAGAATGTAGGCTGTTGATTTTTGATTGGAAAGGAAAGTTACAAGAAAATATAATCTTGGATCATCCTTTGAATTTCATCACTATTGACGAAGCAAATGGTGTTTTGTATGGATTTAACCCAATGAATGAAGACAACCCGATATATAAGTTGAAATTGGAATAA
- a CDS encoding pseudouridine synthase: MPQNRYFIIYKPFGILSQFSGDANTLKELGDFPSDVYPVGRLDKDSEGLLLITNDKSLNHHLLNPRFAHQRTYLAQVEGIPTAEAIAQLENGVDINVDGKMYHTKKAKAQLLNEAPTLPPRNPPIRYRKSVPDSWIELNLIEGKNRQVRKMTAAVGFPTLRLVRYAMENLSIEGFEVGEVREMDRATLLSLLKIV; the protein is encoded by the coding sequence ATGCCACAAAACCGCTACTTTATCATCTACAAACCTTTTGGCATCCTGAGTCAGTTCAGTGGTGATGCCAATACCTTGAAAGAACTTGGTGATTTTCCTTCTGATGTCTATCCAGTGGGCCGTTTGGATAAGGACAGTGAGGGCTTGCTGTTGATCACTAACGACAAATCTCTCAACCATCATTTGCTTAATCCTAGATTTGCTCATCAAAGAACATATCTAGCACAAGTAGAAGGTATTCCTACTGCAGAGGCGATCGCACAACTGGAAAATGGTGTAGATATCAATGTAGATGGGAAAATGTACCATACTAAAAAAGCCAAAGCCCAATTACTTAATGAAGCACCAACTCTCCCTCCAAGAAATCCTCCTATTCGCTACCGCAAAAGTGTTCCCGATTCTTGGATTGAATTAAACTTAATCGAAGGTAAAAATCGACAAGTAAGGAAAATGACAGCTGCAGTAGGATTTCCTACATTAAGGTTGGTGCGGTATGCTATGGAAAACTTAAGTATTGAAGGTTTTGAAGTTGGGGAGGTTAGAGAAATGGATAGAGCAACCCTCCTCAGTTTGTTAAAAATTGTTTAA